In Thalassophryne amazonica chromosome 4, fThaAma1.1, whole genome shotgun sequence, a genomic segment contains:
- the LOC117508901 gene encoding CD276 antigen-like, which produces MNYGDSNQQHRGEVGGKLTLYCSSNKHKEIKLFYLQRNSGQHNVEFVNGFYENRNISNTWPGTTLDRNNTSVHFHNLKVSNNGNYQCIIVYKDEGKSEETHRVFVTAPYSKPTVSVNCSDESHSYICMVTCSSHGGYPATKVTWNISVPVNHSGEAWKVFSSSEVSDPNSKLVNSSSTAHFNCSNRVPQSFGCSVGIVISDTFTVCEYCILNYKRLNVLFSKE; this is translated from the exons ATGAATT ATGGTGATTCAAATCAACAGCACAGAGGAGAAGTTGGTGGAAAGCTTACCTTATACTGCTCCTCTAACAAACACAAGGAAATAAAGCTTTTCTACCTGCAGAGAAATTCTGGACAGCACAACGTTGAATTTGTTAATGGATTTTATGAAAACAGGAACATCTCAAACACATGGCCAGGCACCACTCTTGACCGCAACAACACGTCTGTGCACTTTCACAACCTAAAGGTCTCTAACAACGGGAACTATCAGTGCATCATTGTGTACAAAGACGAAGGAAAAAGTGAAGAAACACACCGTGTCTTTGTGACAG CGCCCTACAGCAAACCCACAGTCTCAGTGAATTGTTCTGATGAAAGCCACTCCTACATCTGCATGGTGACATGCTCCTCACATGGCGGCTACCCGGCCACCAAGGTGACATGGAACATCTCTGTGCCTGTGAATCATAGTGGCGAGGCGTGGAAAGTGTTTAGCAGCAGCGAAGTAAGCGATCCAAACTCCAAGTTGGTCAACAGCTCCAGCACAGCGCACTTCAACTGCTCCAACAGAGTGCCACAGTCCTtcgggtgctctgtagggatcgTCATCTCGGACACATTCACAGTGTGTGAGTACTGCATTTTAAATTACAAAAGACTAAATGTGCTCTTTTCAAAG GAGTAA